A window of the Cystobacter fuscus genome harbors these coding sequences:
- a CDS encoding ABC transporter substrate-binding protein, which produces MKPSNADESGIRASSPPADRGAKSWWLGILLALLVAPASLAGGPPKSKEAQPAPARILPGSLNPEGAGVTVVKTGDLIPPRVAPACNPGSCPFAGQHVTVSVTNGSISWAVPELKDEFEAATGATLTIVLVPFGEHFDSFYSDVLNGVGKYDVTIAGAWWLGELVAQDYIITYDKYYNDARFPKWDIDEVLPGPRSLLSYGGKKYMVANDHDGQVMYYRRDLLEDPRHQAAFMQKFGYALAVPKTWEQFRDVAEYFNGRDLNGDGVPDNGLGIALKPGAQSMFNYISLSAPFVIGPDNPRLYWFDPKTMKPLIDGPGHVRALEVLVDLVRFGPREMLSWDMGKSWDYFLAGRSALTFTWGDLGALAQQEGSKVKGKVGSAPIPGTHGYYSIAQHKWVKTGQPNLVGNTTGGSWAGVISKYSKAPEAAYYLLALMASKEKSQVYAARGWDGIDPGRRFHFLPPNGSGRLDTYLKAGWDEADIRDYLRAYSDNFGNRLQLPYLRVPGAYSYWQALDVHLAEAESGQLSPEAALKAAAVDFEEITLRLGRERQRRAYRASMGF; this is translated from the coding sequence ATGAAACCATCGAATGCAGACGAGTCCGGTATCCGAGCGTCGAGCCCTCCCGCGGACAGGGGGGCGAAGAGCTGGTGGCTCGGCATCCTGCTGGCGCTCCTCGTTGCTCCGGCATCGCTGGCCGGCGGGCCGCCAAAATCCAAGGAAGCGCAACCGGCTCCCGCGCGCATCCTGCCTGGGAGCTTGAATCCCGAGGGCGCCGGGGTCACGGTGGTCAAGACAGGCGACCTCATCCCTCCTCGGGTGGCACCCGCGTGCAACCCCGGCAGTTGCCCGTTCGCCGGCCAGCACGTGACAGTGAGCGTGACCAACGGTTCGATCTCCTGGGCCGTTCCGGAGTTGAAGGACGAGTTCGAGGCCGCCACGGGCGCCACCCTCACGATTGTCCTGGTTCCGTTCGGCGAGCATTTCGATAGCTTCTATTCCGACGTGCTCAATGGAGTTGGCAAGTACGACGTGACAATCGCCGGTGCCTGGTGGCTGGGCGAGCTGGTGGCACAAGACTACATCATCACCTACGACAAGTATTACAACGACGCGCGCTTTCCGAAGTGGGACATCGACGAAGTGCTGCCGGGCCCGCGCAGCCTGCTCTCCTACGGTGGCAAGAAATACATGGTCGCCAACGACCACGACGGGCAGGTCATGTACTACCGCCGCGACCTGCTCGAGGACCCACGACACCAGGCCGCCTTCATGCAGAAGTTCGGCTATGCGCTGGCCGTACCGAAGACCTGGGAACAGTTCCGGGATGTGGCTGAATACTTCAATGGCCGCGATCTCAACGGCGACGGTGTGCCTGACAACGGCCTGGGGATAGCGCTGAAGCCCGGTGCGCAGAGCATGTTCAACTACATATCGTTGTCGGCGCCGTTCGTGATCGGACCGGACAATCCCAGGCTGTACTGGTTCGATCCAAAGACCATGAAGCCGCTGATCGATGGCCCCGGCCATGTGCGGGCGCTCGAGGTATTGGTCGATCTGGTCCGGTTCGGGCCCAGGGAGATGTTGTCCTGGGATATGGGAAAGAGCTGGGACTACTTCCTGGCGGGGCGCTCCGCGCTCACCTTCACCTGGGGCGACCTGGGCGCGCTGGCGCAGCAGGAAGGGAGCAAGGTGAAGGGCAAGGTCGGCTCCGCCCCCATTCCGGGCACCCACGGCTACTACAGCATCGCGCAACACAAGTGGGTCAAGACCGGACAGCCGAACCTGGTGGGCAATACCACCGGTGGCTCGTGGGCCGGCGTGATTTCGAAGTACTCGAAGGCGCCGGAGGCGGCCTACTACCTGCTGGCGCTGATGGCGAGCAAGGAGAAGTCCCAGGTGTATGCGGCGCGCGGCTGGGATGGCATCGACCCGGGCCGCCGCTTCCACTTCCTGCCACCCAACGGCAGCGGGCGGCTGGACACGTACCTGAAGGCGGGCTGGGATGAGGCGGACATCCGCGACTACCTGCGAGCCTATTCCGACAATTTCGGCAACCGGCTGCAGTTGCCCTATCTGCGCGTTCCCGGTGCCTATAGCTATTGGCAGGCACTCGACGTTCACCTGGCAGAAGCCGAGAGCGGCCAGTTGAGCCCGGAAGCGGCCTTGAAGGCAGCCGCCGTCGACTTCGAGGAAATCACCCTCCGGCTTGGACGCGAGCGGCAGCGGCGCGCCTACCGGGCATCGATGGGGTTCTGA
- a CDS encoding ABC transporter substrate-binding protein, with product MSRKMMWLGGLLPLLVLPAWGANQEQSQPTAPADASVVKMGDIVPPRVAQPCKPGNCPFAGQSVTVLVVNSRLLGRPVLELKDEFEAATGARLNIVYLPHEELFANLISDMTNRTGKYDAAIAGAWWLGELVAQDYIITYDKYYNDARFPKWDIDEVLPGPRSLLSYGGKKYMVANDHDGQVMYYRRDLLEDPRHQAAFMQKFGYALAVPKTWEQFRDVAEYFNGRDLNGDGVPDNGLGIALKPGAQGMFNFMSLSAPFVIGPDNPRLYWFDPKTMKPLIDGPGHVRALEVLVDLVRFGPREMLTWDLGKSWDYFLAGRSALTFTWGDLSALAQQEGSKVKGKVGSAPIPGTHGYYSIAQHKWVKTGQPNLVGNTTGGSWAGVISKYSKAPEAAYYLLALMASKEKSQVYAARGWDGIDPGRRFHFLPPNGSGRLDTYLKAGWDEADIRDYLRAYSDNFGNRLQLPYLRVPGAYSYWQALDVHLAEAESGQLSPEAALKAAAVDFEEITLRLGRERQRRAYRTSMGL from the coding sequence ATGAGCCGCAAGATGATGTGGCTGGGAGGACTGCTCCCATTGCTCGTGTTGCCCGCGTGGGGCGCGAACCAGGAACAATCGCAGCCGACCGCTCCCGCGGACGCATCCGTGGTCAAGATGGGCGATATCGTTCCACCCCGGGTGGCGCAACCGTGCAAGCCCGGCAATTGCCCATTCGCTGGCCAGAGCGTGACGGTGCTGGTGGTCAACAGCCGCCTGCTCGGGAGGCCGGTACTGGAATTGAAGGATGAATTCGAAGCGGCCACCGGTGCCAGGCTCAACATCGTCTACCTGCCGCACGAGGAACTGTTCGCCAATTTGATTTCCGATATGACCAATCGCACCGGCAAATACGACGCGGCAATCGCCGGTGCCTGGTGGCTGGGCGAGCTGGTGGCACAAGACTACATCATCACCTACGACAAGTATTACAACGACGCGCGCTTTCCGAAATGGGACATCGACGAGGTGCTGCCGGGCCCGCGCAGCCTGCTCTCCTACGGTGGCAAGAAATACATGGTCGCCAACGACCACGACGGGCAGGTCATGTACTACCGCCGCGACCTGCTCGAGGACCCACGGCACCAGGCCGCCTTCATGCAGAAGTTCGGCTATGCGCTGGCCGTACCGAAGACCTGGGAACAGTTCCGGGATGTGGCTGAATACTTCAATGGCCGCGATCTCAACGGCGACGGTGTGCCTGACAACGGCCTGGGGATAGCACTGAAGCCCGGTGCGCAGGGCATGTTCAACTTCATGTCGTTGTCGGCGCCGTTCGTGATCGGACCAGACAATCCCAGGCTGTACTGGTTCGATCCGAAGACCATGAAGCCGCTGATCGATGGCCCCGGCCATGTGCGGGCGCTCGAGGTATTGGTCGATCTGGTCCGGTTCGGGCCCAGGGAGATGTTGACCTGGGATTTGGGAAAGAGCTGGGACTACTTCCTGGCGGGGCGCTCCGCGCTCACCTTCACCTGGGGCGATCTGAGCGCGCTGGCGCAGCAGGAAGGGAGCAAGGTGAAGGGCAAGGTCGGCTCCGCCCCCATTCCGGGCACCCACGGCTACTACAGCATCGCGCAACACAAGTGGGTCAAGACCGGACAGCCGAACCTGGTGGGCAATACCACCGGTGGCTCGTGGGCCGGCGTGATTTCGAAGTACTCGAAGGCGCCGGAGGCGGCCTACTACCTGCTGGCGCTGATGGCGAGCAAGGAGAAGTCCCAGGTGTATGCGGCGCGCGGCTGGGATGGCATCGACCCGGGCCGCCGCTTCCACTTCCTGCCACCCAACGGCAGCGGGCGGCTGGACACGTACCTGAAGGCGGGCTGGGATGAGGCGGACATCCGCGACTACCTGCGAGCCTATTCCGACAATTTCGGCAACCGGCTGCAGTTGCCCTATCTGCGCGTTCCCGGTGCCTATAGCTATTGGCAGGCACTCGACGTTCACCTGGCAGAAGCCGAGAGCGGCCAGTTGAGCCCGGAAGCGGCCTTGAAGGCAGCCGCCGTCGACTTCGAGGAAATCACCCTCCGACTTGGACGCGAGCGGCAGCGGCGCGCCTACCGGACATCGATGGGGCTTTAG
- a CDS encoding ATP-binding protein, whose amino-acid sequence MKPLGIGRKLTLGFGTLAAVTLLVVALGFVAGRNATKDINRTEGVRGPATLASAQAQASLLRMQLHVRGYLVLSDPLDIEQYHMARKSFEDSLASLQAMSVNWPDEEARWVAELTETYARWAKLPQHLFELHDNPLQNRPALRLARVDIQALRIQILEKIDTMIDLQKTRGTSPQNRELLANMLSFQTSFDAMATNLMAYGASGELNFKLAYGPQLATNATIWNELSGKRHLLSAEQRAMLDGIARDRAGFAELALEIVSILGGEHAYEDLYLYRTQVTPQANTLLGLLGKVTERQQAQLQTDLARARSSLSKARLQSVAGGLVAVIFSFAMAFLFQRNIVGPVHRLTGVAEQVAAGNLSARAAVESSDEIGVLALSINIMTQRLAETIGHLETVFAEARRAKDAAETANLAKSTFLAHMSHELRTPLNGILGYAQILRRDKKLGEREIAGVNVIQQSGEHLLTLINDILDFAKIEAGKLELYVTDLQLARLLRTITEMISLRAAQKGLDFSCDTTPDLPAWVRADEKRLRQVLLNLLSNAVKFTDSGQVRLRVRFTPPDRLRFEVQDTGIGISEDQLGILFQPFEQVGEARRRQGGTGLGLAISRQFVRLMGADIQVESRVGQGSTFWFELELPVVKVETVAPPPDGVVTGYQGPRKKVLVVDDVAENRAMVVELLGRLGFEMTEAENGLEGVDKARILQPDLILMDTMMPVMDGLEATHRIRQLPHGREVPILAVSASATQEDQDRSLAAGANAFIAKPIDHGVLLKEMSACVGLRWTYEPPREQPASREDNAQQLTPPPQEQLAVLHQLALAGSMRDILHWATQLTDLGEQYGPFATKVIQLARGYQSRAIVGLVESHLADGRRQPGVKRV is encoded by the coding sequence TTGAAGCCCCTGGGCATCGGACGCAAGCTCACGCTCGGATTCGGCACGCTGGCCGCGGTCACGCTGCTGGTCGTGGCGCTGGGCTTCGTTGCAGGGCGCAACGCCACCAAAGACATCAACCGCACCGAGGGCGTGCGCGGACCAGCGACGCTGGCATCCGCGCAGGCTCAGGCCAGCCTGTTGCGGATGCAACTGCACGTGCGCGGCTACCTGGTGTTGTCCGATCCGCTGGACATCGAGCAATACCACATGGCGAGAAAGTCCTTCGAGGACAGTCTGGCTTCGCTGCAGGCGATGTCCGTCAACTGGCCCGACGAAGAAGCCAGGTGGGTGGCCGAACTGACCGAGACCTATGCGCGCTGGGCCAAGCTGCCACAGCACTTGTTCGAGCTGCATGACAACCCGCTCCAGAACCGGCCCGCGCTACGGCTCGCCCGGGTCGACATTCAAGCGCTGAGGATCCAGATCCTGGAGAAGATCGATACGATGATCGACCTTCAGAAGACACGTGGTACCTCGCCTCAGAACCGCGAGCTACTGGCCAACATGCTGAGCTTCCAGACCTCGTTCGATGCGATGGCGACCAACCTGATGGCCTACGGCGCCTCGGGGGAGCTCAATTTCAAGCTGGCCTACGGGCCACAGCTCGCGACCAACGCGACGATCTGGAACGAGCTGTCCGGCAAGCGCCACCTGCTGTCCGCTGAGCAGCGGGCCATGCTCGATGGCATCGCGCGGGATCGGGCCGGATTCGCGGAGCTGGCGCTGGAGATCGTCAGCATCCTCGGCGGCGAACACGCGTACGAGGACCTGTACTTGTACCGCACCCAGGTCACACCGCAGGCGAATACCCTGCTCGGCCTGCTGGGAAAGGTGACCGAACGGCAACAGGCCCAGTTGCAGACCGATCTGGCGCGGGCGCGCAGCAGCCTCTCCAAGGCGCGCCTGCAATCCGTGGCGGGCGGACTGGTGGCCGTCATCTTCAGCTTCGCCATGGCATTCCTGTTCCAGCGCAACATCGTCGGTCCGGTGCACCGTCTGACCGGCGTGGCGGAACAGGTGGCGGCCGGCAACCTGTCCGCGCGCGCCGCGGTCGAATCGAGCGACGAGATCGGCGTGCTCGCCCTCAGCATCAACATCATGACGCAGCGTCTGGCCGAGACCATCGGCCACCTGGAAACGGTATTCGCCGAGGCACGGCGAGCGAAGGACGCGGCCGAAACGGCCAACCTCGCCAAGAGCACGTTCCTGGCCCACATGAGCCACGAATTGCGTACCCCGCTGAACGGCATTTTGGGCTACGCGCAGATACTGCGCCGGGACAAGAAGCTGGGTGAACGGGAAATCGCGGGTGTGAACGTGATTCAACAAAGCGGCGAGCATCTGCTGACGCTGATCAACGACATCCTGGATTTCGCCAAGATTGAAGCGGGCAAGTTGGAGCTCTACGTCACGGACCTCCAACTCGCCCGCCTCCTGCGCACCATCACCGAGATGATCAGCCTCAGGGCGGCGCAGAAGGGATTGGACTTCAGCTGCGACACGACACCGGACCTGCCCGCCTGGGTGCGAGCCGACGAGAAGCGCTTGCGCCAGGTGCTGCTCAACCTGTTATCCAATGCGGTCAAATTCACCGATAGCGGCCAGGTACGGCTGAGAGTGCGCTTCACGCCTCCCGACCGGCTACGCTTCGAGGTGCAGGATACCGGCATCGGCATCAGCGAGGACCAACTGGGCATCCTGTTCCAGCCGTTCGAGCAGGTGGGCGAGGCGCGGCGCCGGCAGGGGGGAACCGGCCTGGGGTTGGCCATCAGCCGGCAGTTCGTGCGATTGATGGGCGCGGATATCCAGGTCGAGAGCCGGGTCGGCCAGGGCAGCACCTTCTGGTTCGAGCTGGAGTTGCCGGTGGTGAAGGTCGAGACGGTGGCGCCACCGCCGGACGGCGTCGTGACGGGCTACCAGGGGCCGCGCAAGAAGGTCCTGGTGGTGGACGATGTGGCCGAGAACCGGGCGATGGTGGTCGAGCTGCTCGGCCGGCTCGGCTTCGAGATGACCGAGGCGGAGAACGGCCTCGAGGGAGTGGACAAGGCTCGAATCCTCCAGCCGGACCTGATCCTGATGGACACCATGATGCCAGTGATGGACGGCCTGGAGGCCACGCACCGGATTCGCCAGTTGCCGCATGGACGGGAAGTGCCGATTCTCGCCGTCTCCGCCAGCGCCACACAGGAGGATCAGGACAGGAGTCTGGCGGCCGGCGCCAACGCATTCATCGCCAAGCCCATCGATCACGGAGTGCTGTTGAAGGAAATGAGCGCCTGCGTGGGATTGCGCTGGACCTACGAGCCCCCTCGGGAACAACCCGCCTCGAGGGAAGACAACGCCCAACAGCTGACTCCCCCACCCCAGGAGCAGCTGGCGGTGCTTCACCAACTCGCGCTGGCCGGCAGCATGCGGGACATCCTCCACTGGGCGACGCAACTCACGGACCTCGGCGAACAGTATGGTCCGTTCGCCACCAAGGTCATCCAACTGGCACGAGGGTATCAGTCCAGAGCCATCGTCGGGCTCGTGGAGAGTCACCTGGCGGACGGCCGTCGCCAGCCTGGCGTGAAGCGGGTGTAG
- a CDS encoding ADYC domain-containing protein has product MKSHLLVVACLVVSAPALAAPPASKEARPPPCQDQTIERSIWPQGTSLWGTGRQVAEREMSSVLASVEMGRARLGDKTLSGLRLKGGRLVAPSASQELVGAVLQGAASDGTPVEVAVCGAEVLAKDSSLVWYRIQVWNGVSASWEDPCVATGRVPSPRALAVPGVWDESGARSDKGGKFTFACENGAIAKCVNWGYRPWAKKGGGSLAELHQACTRMARADYCGDGRSHTREDNLIDVYDGLSVLTRTTESSEAWDVKRASFEAAWSAEGATCLSRTRDGQEVETLMAQCPGRFEMAQKDLGEGDQCTVVRKGGAKAVLLRNRSYGRDEQVMHQGVAR; this is encoded by the coding sequence ATGAAGAGCCATCTCCTCGTTGTTGCCTGCCTCGTGGTCAGCGCACCGGCCCTGGCCGCCCCTCCGGCGTCGAAAGAGGCTCGGCCGCCGCCCTGCCAGGACCAGACGATCGAGCGCTCCATCTGGCCGCAGGGGACGTCCCTGTGGGGCACTGGACGCCAGGTGGCCGAGCGGGAGATGAGCAGTGTGCTGGCCTCGGTGGAAATGGGCCGTGCGCGACTCGGAGACAAGACATTGTCGGGCCTGCGCCTGAAGGGCGGGCGACTGGTGGCCCCTTCCGCGTCCCAGGAGTTGGTGGGCGCGGTGCTCCAGGGAGCGGCCAGTGACGGCACGCCCGTGGAGGTGGCGGTATGTGGTGCCGAGGTGTTGGCCAAGGACTCCTCCCTGGTGTGGTACCGGATTCAGGTGTGGAACGGGGTGAGCGCGTCCTGGGAGGACCCGTGCGTCGCGACGGGCCGCGTGCCCTCTCCGCGGGCGCTGGCGGTGCCCGGCGTGTGGGACGAGAGCGGCGCGCGCAGCGACAAGGGGGGGAAGTTCACCTTCGCGTGTGAGAACGGCGCCATCGCCAAGTGCGTGAACTGGGGCTACAGGCCGTGGGCGAAGAAGGGGGGAGGCTCGCTGGCGGAGTTGCACCAGGCGTGCACGCGCATGGCACGGGCGGACTACTGTGGCGACGGGCGCAGCCACACGCGAGAGGACAACCTCATCGATGTGTACGATGGGCTGAGTGTGCTCACGCGGACCACGGAGTCCTCGGAGGCCTGGGATGTGAAGCGGGCATCCTTCGAGGCGGCGTGGAGCGCCGAGGGAGCCACGTGCCTGTCGCGCACGCGAGACGGGCAGGAAGTGGAGACGCTGATGGCGCAGTGTCCGGGCCGCTTCGAGATGGCCCAGAAGGATCTCGGCGAGGGGGACCAGTGCACGGTGGTGCGCAAGGGAGGCGCCAAGGCGGTGCTGCTGCGCAACCGCTCGTATGGCAGGGACGAGCAGGTCATGCACCAAGGTGTCGCACGGTAG
- a CDS encoding SMI1/KNR4 family protein, whose protein sequence is MSSTKVSENEVAGAVKRLEAFASEKEDMSLEFSKPLTATEVLALESKYELKLPPSYVHFLRTYGTFTVRYGGEELIGMERPDYLHAAAPDPSDAADGDDPDVEEAIKEALFFQRIDSDSVENFWCFNPRDRSPEGELGVVPYYHDETFALPQLLGGKKAKHFRDFSTHIVNVIDEFIETYGEA, encoded by the coding sequence ATGTCGTCGACGAAGGTGAGCGAGAACGAGGTGGCCGGGGCCGTGAAGCGGCTCGAGGCCTTCGCGAGCGAGAAGGAAGACATGTCGTTGGAGTTCTCCAAGCCCCTCACCGCCACGGAGGTGTTGGCGCTGGAGTCGAAATACGAGCTGAAGCTCCCGCCCAGCTATGTGCATTTCCTCCGTACCTACGGCACCTTCACGGTGAGGTATGGCGGCGAGGAGCTCATCGGAATGGAGCGCCCGGACTATCTGCATGCGGCGGCGCCAGATCCTTCCGACGCCGCGGACGGAGATGACCCCGACGTGGAGGAGGCCATCAAGGAGGCCCTGTTCTTCCAGCGCATCGACTCCGACTCGGTGGAGAACTTCTGGTGCTTCAATCCGCGCGACCGGAGCCCGGAGGGGGAGCTGGGGGTCGTGCCCTACTACCACGACGAGACGTTCGCGCTGCCCCAGCTCCTCGGCGGCAAGAAGGCGAAGCACTTTCGGGACTTCTCCACCCACATCGTCAACGTCATCGACGAGTTCATCGAGACCTACGGCGAGGCATAG
- a CDS encoding response regulator has protein sequence MSGTTTPDGCPSTILIVDDTPANLGVAVEHLELMGYRVLVAQDGEEALERAEHMRPDIILLDVVMPGLDGFETCRRLKVAESTREIPVIFMTCLSDTTDKLAGFEAGGVDFVTKPFQIEELIARTRVHLALSEAQKQLEAKNAQLEREIASRREKEAALRRIQDELEQRVQVRTTDLACANTTLKAEIADRQRVEEALRESQCLLQAIIDNSTAVISVKDVEGRYLLTNRRFLTLFHLTRESVLGKTDYDLFPKANADAFRALDQRVAATRTALEAEELMPQDDGLHTYISIKCPLQDGSGWPYAICGISTDITERKRIEEEREVLLASERAARGEIERASRLKDEFLTTLSHELRTPLTSILGWAQLLLSRHPLTQDLRRGLETIARNARAQAQLIDDLLDMSRIVSGRMRLDVRVVDPAAVLEAVVESLKPAAEAKAIQLEQALDPLVGQLMVDPNRLQQIVWNLVNNAIKFTPQGGRVKVALSQQGPHVQLTVSDTGIGIEPEFLPHVFEPFRQADASSTRQHGGLGMGLAIVLSLVELHGGTVEVASAGKGLGASFTVKLPREAIHIGARAGRATMAPRRQASSNLSNRLVDLEGVRVLVVDDEPDTRQLIESLLAEHHAEVRTVCSAAEALVEFARFHPMVLVSDIGMPEEDGYSLIQKVRRLPQEQGGAVPALALTAFARPEDRTRALLAGYQMHLAKPVEPLELMTYVASLVGRTYREAMPSA, from the coding sequence ATGAGCGGCACCACCACGCCTGACGGCTGTCCCTCCACCATCCTGATCGTGGATGACACGCCTGCCAACCTGGGCGTGGCGGTGGAGCATCTGGAGCTCATGGGCTATCGGGTGTTGGTCGCCCAGGATGGTGAAGAGGCATTGGAGCGGGCCGAGCACATGAGGCCCGACATCATCCTGCTGGATGTGGTGATGCCAGGGCTGGACGGCTTCGAGACCTGCCGGCGCCTGAAGGTGGCTGAAAGTACCCGCGAGATCCCGGTCATCTTCATGACCTGCCTTTCGGATACGACCGACAAGCTCGCGGGGTTCGAGGCGGGGGGGGTCGATTTCGTCACCAAGCCGTTCCAGATCGAGGAACTGATCGCCCGAACCCGGGTGCACCTGGCCCTGAGTGAGGCGCAGAAACAGCTCGAAGCCAAGAACGCGCAACTGGAGCGGGAGATCGCGTCGCGCCGCGAGAAAGAGGCGGCACTGCGGCGCATCCAGGATGAGCTGGAGCAACGGGTGCAGGTGCGCACGACCGATCTGGCCTGCGCGAACACCACCTTGAAGGCGGAGATCGCCGATCGCCAGCGGGTGGAAGAGGCTTTGCGTGAGAGCCAGTGCCTGCTTCAAGCCATCATCGACAACTCGACAGCGGTGATCTCCGTCAAGGACGTCGAGGGCCGCTACTTGTTGACCAACCGCCGCTTCCTGACGCTCTTTCACCTCACCCGGGAGTCGGTCCTCGGCAAGACCGACTACGATTTGTTCCCCAAGGCGAACGCCGACGCATTTCGCGCTCTCGACCAGCGGGTGGCGGCAACCCGGACGGCACTGGAAGCAGAGGAACTCATGCCACAGGACGACGGGCTCCACACCTACATCTCGATCAAATGCCCACTCCAGGATGGGTCGGGGTGGCCCTATGCGATCTGTGGGATCTCGACGGACATCACCGAGCGCAAGCGGATAGAGGAAGAGCGGGAGGTGCTCCTGGCCAGTGAGCGGGCGGCACGGGGGGAGATCGAACGCGCCAGCCGGCTGAAGGACGAGTTCCTGACGACGCTGAGCCACGAGCTGCGGACGCCCCTGACCTCGATCCTCGGGTGGGCGCAGTTGCTCCTCTCCCGCCACCCCCTGACCCAGGACCTGCGTCGCGGGCTCGAGACGATCGCGCGAAACGCGCGGGCGCAGGCCCAGCTCATCGACGACCTCCTGGACATGTCACGCATCGTCTCCGGCCGGATGCGTCTGGACGTGCGGGTGGTCGATCCGGCGGCGGTGCTCGAAGCGGTGGTGGAGTCGCTGAAACCGGCGGCGGAGGCGAAGGCCATCCAGTTGGAACAGGCGCTCGACCCACTGGTCGGGCAGCTCATGGTGGATCCAAATCGTCTGCAGCAGATCGTCTGGAATCTGGTGAACAACGCAATCAAGTTCACGCCGCAGGGCGGGCGGGTGAAGGTGGCGCTGAGTCAACAGGGCCCGCACGTGCAGCTCACAGTGAGCGACACGGGGATTGGCATCGAACCCGAATTCCTGCCGCACGTGTTCGAGCCGTTCCGGCAAGCGGACGCGTCGAGCACGCGACAGCACGGTGGGCTGGGGATGGGTCTGGCGATCGTGCTGAGCCTGGTGGAGCTGCACGGGGGCACGGTGGAAGTGGCCAGCGCGGGGAAGGGCCTGGGTGCGAGCTTCACGGTGAAGTTGCCCAGGGAGGCCATCCATATCGGGGCCAGGGCTGGAAGAGCAACCATGGCTCCCCGGCGTCAAGCCTCCTCGAACCTCAGCAACAGGCTCGTGGATCTGGAAGGGGTGCGGGTACTGGTGGTGGACGACGAGCCCGACACGCGCCAGTTGATTGAGTCGCTTCTGGCGGAGCACCATGCGGAGGTGCGGACGGTGTGTTCGGCGGCGGAGGCACTCGTGGAGTTCGCCCGCTTCCATCCGATGGTGCTGGTGAGCGACATCGGCATGCCGGAGGAGGACGGGTACTCGTTGATCCAGAAAGTACGGCGGTTACCGCAGGAGCAAGGGGGGGCCGTGCCGGCACTGGCGCTGACGGCGTTCGCTCGCCCCGAGGATCGGACACGAGCGCTCCTGGCGGGATACCAGATGCACCTGGCCAAGCCGGTGGAGCCCCTGGAGCTGATGACCTATGTGGCGAGTCTGGTCGGCCGTACCTATCGCGAAGCGATGCCGAGTGCATGA